One stretch of Thermococcus sp. 21S9 DNA includes these proteins:
- a CDS encoding DUF2206 domain-containing protein produces the protein MSVRKRLLVMFTLALVVGLDLSVLLASLYDSLISMAYPLRLFSGAILLLFLQGYLLLKVLNIKLHNLSETLFLSIGISISITLLWGLFIEFVLPLLGVTSPFSIRYVMLVLNITIVILLLFFCILDGHTNPAHRVISIKIKLTFNYLDLFFVLLPILSLLSAYYFNISHNNIGLLVVYIVISITPLIFLVTDAFNYTLALWLISLSLILSTTFGISWNYIWGYDINGEYHWAKSVLMNGFWNINEYNQYNVVASVNILAPIYSLVLNKSLIWIFKLVYPFLLSFVPVVLYVSYLKLLRDKRMAVFSVLFFMFIPAFFVNMLALARQMIAELYLSLIIYSIVTRLDKKLFLLFIVSLAISHYGTAYLLMFALLVLAVVFSFIKLKFYKKYIDSKSVALFWIITLLWYMYTGGGFQFRNLTNIVYQTFSYIQYLFNPQYSQGLSLLVGKLTPIRQIAKWINLLALIFILLGMLRVLYQLFYADKKHNLEFYGLSIVFLMYDLAGIAVPFFSNRLNTARLYQITLFFLAPYFVIGILCFISLFRTIILRKRKQYKAIKSRVNSLKLSAVFLIIYFLFNSGIMMVVANDPKPPMWLTKSVGPYWTSPEIVGAGWLALHKQIELRVYSDQYSSLLFLNLLGQPIGKVYFKCRHGVIINLPVAKAYVYFNSFEINYKKIVCVLPSTSISLTIYLPMAQLMPYLLHAQKIYSSTAVYIYYTR, from the coding sequence GTGAGTGTGAGGAAGAGATTACTGGTTATGTTCACATTGGCTCTTGTGGTTGGGCTAGATCTTTCCGTTTTACTTGCCTCGTTGTATGATTCTCTTATATCTATGGCATATCCCCTGAGGTTATTCTCAGGCGCTATTCTTCTGTTATTTCTTCAGGGATACCTTTTATTGAAAGTTCTTAATATAAAATTACATAATCTATCTGAAACACTTTTTTTGAGTATTGGGATTAGTATATCAATAACCCTCCTGTGGGGGCTTTTTATTGAGTTTGTGCTCCCTTTGTTAGGGGTTACCTCCCCATTCTCAATTCGCTACGTAATGTTAGTGTTGAATATCACCATTGTAATACTCTTATTGTTCTTTTGTATATTGGATGGACATACAAATCCTGCACATAGAGTAATAAGTATTAAAATTAAATTAACATTTAACTATCTAGATCTTTTTTTTGTTTTGCTTCCTATTTTGTCCCTTTTATCTGCATATTATTTTAATATCTCACACAATAATATTGGTCTTTTAGTAGTTTATATTGTTATTTCAATCACCCCCTTAATTTTCCTTGTGACAGATGCCTTCAATTATACCCTTGCACTTTGGTTAATATCTCTTTCCTTAATCCTGTCTACAACCTTTGGGATTTCTTGGAATTATATATGGGGATACGATATTAATGGGGAGTACCATTGGGCGAAATCTGTACTTATGAATGGATTTTGGAACATTAATGAGTATAATCAATATAATGTGGTTGCTAGTGTTAATATTTTGGCTCCGATTTATTCACTAGTTCTAAACAAAAGTTTGATATGGATATTCAAATTAGTATACCCCTTTTTGTTATCTTTTGTCCCTGTTGTTCTGTATGTATCTTATCTCAAATTGTTACGCGATAAAAGAATGGCAGTATTCTCGGTTTTGTTTTTTATGTTTATTCCTGCATTCTTTGTAAATATGCTTGCATTGGCAAGACAAATGATTGCTGAGTTGTATCTATCACTTATTATATATTCTATTGTAACAAGACTTGATAAAAAACTATTTTTGCTATTCATAGTATCTCTTGCGATTTCTCATTATGGAACTGCGTATCTTTTAATGTTTGCATTGTTAGTGTTGGCAGTGGTTTTTAGTTTTATTAAATTAAAATTTTACAAGAAGTATATAGACTCTAAGTCTGTCGCTCTGTTTTGGATAATAACATTATTATGGTATATGTATACGGGGGGAGGTTTTCAATTTCGAAACCTGACTAACATTGTTTATCAGACTTTTTCGTATATTCAATATCTCTTTAATCCTCAATATTCTCAAGGTCTCTCATTATTAGTTGGTAAATTGACCCCGATACGACAAATAGCAAAATGGATAAATCTTTTGGCTTTGATTTTTATACTACTTGGTATGCTCAGAGTGTTATATCAATTATTTTACGCTGATAAAAAACACAATTTGGAATTTTATGGTCTATCTATAGTTTTTTTGATGTATGATTTAGCGGGAATTGCTGTTCCCTTTTTCTCTAACCGTTTGAATACAGCACGATTATATCAAATCACTTTGTTTTTTTTAGCTCCTTATTTTGTTATTGGAATTTTATGTTTTATATCACTTTTCCGCACGATTATTTTAAGAAAGAGGAAACAATATAAAGCTATTAAATCTAGAGTGAATTCTCTTAAACTTTCAGCTGTCTTTTTAATAATTTATTTTCTTTTTAATTCTGGGATTATGATGGTTGTTGCCAATGATCCAAAGCCTCCTATGTGGCTAACTAAGTCTGTTGGTCCATACTGGACCTCTCCAGAAATTGTGGGAGCTGGCTGGTTGGCCCTTCATAAACAAATAGAATTAAGGGTGTACTCTGATCAATATTCTTCTCTACTTTTTTTAAATCTACTTGGGCAACCTATTGGTAAGGTGTACTTCAAATGCCGTCATGGTGTAATTATTAATCTCCCGGTAGCTAAAGCATATGTATATTTTAATAGTTTCGAAATTAATTATAAAAAAATAGTCTGTGTTCTCCCCAGTACTTCCATATCTTTAACAATATATCTTCCGATGGCACAACTAATGCCTTATCTATTACATGCCCAAAAAATATATTCTTCTACTGCGGTCTATATCTATTATACGCGTTAA
- a CDS encoding oligosaccharyl transferase, STT3 subunit, which produces MILIAFIIRLLPMRFKYLLGYDPFFHLAYIRYAITHGWVNFFPYALGPWGFQVKLSHPLGLWMVPAFVYKLLHPFGVSLFNAFRLTPVIFGVLTVALVYTAVLRLYGRKEALLSSLILAVSFGHVFRSMAGYYRGDNYMLFWYSVALLGIALGLTWTPRRWGYERFALYLIPGIATGLSAIFWQAYYPIFAFVLANGVLLSIGAFLIGNDRRIVDGICVTLSTALGAVIANALGGIFGYGMTGYNKILGKELAKEFGLNFGFIKDAFLLLYLKYAVVLAVAVGITLLIVARFVRDWKTRLSLVAVVSLVAIAVFVHYWGVLQNLVDKVFHTAPIVETQRTGLRDLWTAYGLAFFAVPVFALSFRRKHLADYVILGLAVVSVPMLLIWTRFLFIGSIAVAVMAGVGLVAVYEKLKPLAVSKRLGALALTLIIAIVPATTAYTGFQNALSVRPIVNDNWATALHYLGNHSNLNDVVLTWWDEGHWVTYFAERAPVAQGSPSKFVADYYLGKVSERALMNLGVDYVIVSLDAVEKFEAILQTAGESGYAMVVLRPVSTPGVLTFSAPGYTVMATPGERWDVRVRIGNAWGIPAGVFVEKGKTVEEVPLRERPTLGAYVYINLNYGYAVLMNEKAFETPLAKLMFTNQYSSDYRLLYTDGGMVKIFRFVHPNVIVTAENGSIVLRFENATGTGIGIWGYLDNGTLIEGKWINVAKKRELIVSKYSNVSIIQYTYVKGKTVLDRGVFRIKDIITYENNRS; this is translated from the coding sequence GTGATACTCATTGCATTCATAATCCGTCTTCTTCCGATGCGCTTCAAGTACCTCCTCGGTTACGACCCGTTCTTTCACCTCGCCTACATCCGCTACGCCATAACTCATGGCTGGGTGAACTTCTTCCCCTACGCCCTCGGTCCCTGGGGATTCCAGGTAAAGCTTTCTCATCCCCTCGGCCTGTGGATGGTTCCTGCCTTTGTCTACAAGCTCCTCCACCCGTTTGGCGTCTCGCTCTTCAATGCCTTCCGGCTTACTCCCGTCATATTCGGCGTGCTCACTGTGGCCTTAGTTTACACGGCGGTGCTCAGGCTTTACGGTAGAAAGGAGGCACTGCTCTCCTCGCTGATTCTGGCAGTGAGCTTCGGCCACGTGTTCCGCTCTATGGCCGGTTATTACAGGGGAGACAACTACATGCTCTTCTGGTACAGCGTGGCCCTCCTCGGAATCGCCCTCGGGCTGACGTGGACGCCTAGGAGGTGGGGATACGAGCGGTTCGCGCTTTACCTGATTCCGGGAATAGCGACGGGCCTATCGGCGATATTCTGGCAGGCGTACTACCCGATATTCGCCTTCGTCCTGGCAAACGGAGTCTTGCTATCCATCGGCGCGTTCCTCATCGGAAATGACCGAAGGATTGTGGACGGAATCTGTGTAACCCTTTCAACGGCCCTTGGAGCGGTAATAGCCAACGCCCTCGGCGGGATATTCGGCTACGGCATGACTGGCTACAATAAGATACTGGGTAAAGAACTCGCGAAGGAGTTCGGGCTTAACTTCGGATTCATAAAAGACGCATTCCTCCTGCTCTACCTGAAATACGCCGTCGTCCTCGCAGTTGCAGTGGGGATAACTCTCCTCATCGTTGCGAGGTTCGTTAGGGACTGGAAAACCCGACTGTCCCTCGTGGCGGTTGTCTCACTGGTTGCGATTGCGGTTTTCGTTCATTACTGGGGAGTCCTCCAAAATCTCGTGGACAAGGTATTCCACACGGCCCCAATAGTGGAGACCCAGAGAACAGGACTGAGGGACCTGTGGACAGCGTACGGGCTGGCGTTCTTCGCAGTTCCGGTGTTTGCACTCAGCTTTCGGAGGAAACATCTCGCCGACTACGTTATACTCGGACTGGCGGTTGTCTCTGTCCCGATGTTGCTGATTTGGACGAGGTTCCTCTTCATTGGCTCCATCGCGGTGGCCGTTATGGCCGGCGTTGGGCTGGTTGCTGTCTACGAGAAGCTGAAACCCCTCGCCGTATCGAAGAGGCTCGGCGCCCTTGCCCTCACCCTCATCATTGCCATCGTCCCGGCCACGACGGCGTACACGGGGTTTCAGAACGCCCTCTCAGTCAGACCCATAGTAAACGACAACTGGGCAACGGCCCTCCACTACCTAGGAAACCACTCGAACCTCAACGACGTCGTCCTTACCTGGTGGGATGAGGGGCACTGGGTAACTTACTTCGCCGAGAGGGCACCGGTTGCGCAGGGAAGCCCGAGCAAGTTCGTCGCAGACTATTACCTTGGAAAGGTCTCGGAAAGGGCCCTTATGAACCTCGGAGTCGACTATGTTATCGTCTCCCTCGACGCCGTCGAGAAGTTCGAGGCGATACTCCAGACTGCCGGCGAGAGCGGGTACGCGATGGTCGTCCTCAGGCCCGTTTCAACACCGGGCGTTCTCACCTTCTCGGCGCCGGGATACACCGTCATGGCAACCCCCGGAGAGAGATGGGACGTGAGGGTCAGGATTGGGAACGCGTGGGGAATCCCGGCGGGCGTTTTCGTTGAAAAGGGAAAAACTGTTGAGGAAGTCCCGCTAAGGGAACGGCCAACCCTCGGTGCATACGTTTACATAAACCTTAACTACGGCTACGCGGTGCTGATGAACGAAAAAGCCTTCGAGACGCCCTTAGCGAAGCTCATGTTCACCAACCAGTACTCAAGCGACTACCGGCTCCTCTACACAGACGGGGGGATGGTCAAGATATTCCGCTTCGTGCATCCCAACGTCATCGTAACTGCCGAAAACGGCTCCATTGTGCTGAGGTTCGAGAACGCGACTGGAACAGGTATAGGTATCTGGGGTTATCTTGATAACGGGACATTGATAGAAGGAAAATGGATTAATGTAGCAAAAAAAAGAGAGTTGATCGTATCAAAATACTCTAATGTTTCAATAATACAATATACATACGTTAAAGGAAAAACAGTTTTAGATAGGGGGGTATTTAGAATAAAAGACATAATAACATATGAAAACAATAGATCTTAA
- a CDS encoding helix-turn-helix domain-containing protein produces the protein MSGDFESEMVDMLRERELTVAFITRFLTERGFDVTRQKVERALRRLAKAGLVETRVGNNGRKHYRLAR, from the coding sequence ATGAGTGGGGATTTTGAGAGTGAGATGGTGGATATGCTCCGGGAAAGGGAGTTGACCGTTGCGTTCATCACCCGTTTTCTCACGGAGAGGGGTTTTGACGTCACGAGACAGAAGGTTGAGCGGGCCCTCCGGAGGTTGGCCAAGGCCGGTCTCGTTGAGACGAGGGTCGGCAACAACGGTAGAAAACACTACAGGTTAGCACGGTGA
- a CDS encoding DUF1102 domain-containing protein, protein MRKNLALGIFGLLVAFGLVLGAGANFRDYNAERSVHWKIVSDDNELIDLTPIQPYAYINSGGVLVVDISPDNPNYPGYGQGLSPNSEYNFDEVFEVSNDLWEDNMSIVVRITNANTAIQFYGADENVYYPGTGSPVYASDMAKNDVCFTVGPGEAVKVGMDFTVGNAALNTTESSTIHIQAWRLGTEPSDLVGKCGQPGQ, encoded by the coding sequence ATGAGAAAGAATCTTGCCCTTGGAATTTTTGGCCTGTTGGTGGCCTTTGGTCTCGTGTTAGGGGCTGGAGCCAACTTCAGGGACTACAACGCTGAGAGGAGCGTTCACTGGAAGATTGTCAGCGATGACAACGAACTCATTGACCTGACCCCCATTCAGCCCTACGCTTACATAAACAGCGGTGGCGTTCTGGTGGTCGACATAAGCCCTGACAACCCGAACTACCCAGGCTACGGCCAGGGCCTCAGCCCGAACTCGGAGTACAACTTCGACGAGGTCTTTGAGGTAAGCAACGACCTCTGGGAGGACAACATGAGCATAGTCGTCAGGATAACCAACGCCAACACCGCGATACAGTTCTACGGAGCGGATGAGAACGTGTACTACCCGGGAACCGGGTCACCAGTTTACGCCAGTGACATGGCGAAGAACGATGTTTGCTTCACCGTTGGTCCTGGAGAGGCCGTTAAGGTAGGTATGGACTTCACAGTCGGAAACGCCGCGCTCAACACCACTGAGAGTAGCACCATACACATACAGGCTTGGAGACTCGGCACCGAGCCAAGCGACCTTGTCGGCAAGTGCGGTCAGCCGGGGCAGTGA
- a CDS encoding DUF1102 domain-containing protein has translation MNKLFGLALLMVGMLLAVGAGANFRYYSADRQASFDVVSDDNELIDLTALQPYVTYDAGKLYVDISANNPNYPEGAGQGMSPNTTYVFEEMFEVSNELWENDNESYPICVTITTQHDNVLIFAGDYGNETAGPAHNIQFTVEHGNPVKVGMIFNNTNATLGLDQFQMSISAVAGACGP, from the coding sequence ATGAATAAACTATTTGGATTGGCCTTATTGATGGTTGGAATGCTCCTGGCCGTTGGAGCCGGAGCCAACTTCAGGTATTACTCTGCCGATAGGCAGGCGAGCTTTGATGTCGTCTCAGACGACAACGAGCTTATTGACTTGACCGCCCTTCAGCCCTACGTGACCTACGACGCGGGAAAGCTTTACGTTGACATCAGCGCCAACAACCCGAACTACCCTGAGGGTGCGGGTCAGGGAATGAGTCCGAACACGACTTACGTCTTCGAGGAAATGTTTGAGGTCAGCAATGAGCTCTGGGAGAACGACAACGAGAGCTACCCGATATGTGTGACCATCACCACCCAGCATGACAACGTCCTTATCTTCGCCGGCGACTACGGGAACGAGACCGCCGGACCGGCTCACAACATCCAGTTCACCGTTGAGCACGGAAACCCCGTTAAGGTCGGAATGATATTCAACAACACCAACGCCACCCTTGGCCTCGACCAGTTCCAGATGAGCATCTCGGCGGTTGCCGGAGCCTGCGGACCGTGA
- a CDS encoding signal peptidase I — MKKILEFTFAFIVIAFLTGSLVGFFLDRPVFLSYAYSSSMTPTIDKGDLFLMNPFARNFDVGDIIVFHRSDGWTVHRIFAVTEDGFITKGDNNVATDQQNGLYPPVKESDVAGKVVVLFGKPLVLRGGGDLVQSLRTRLSNVYAIAILLLVGAFLTFSGGSKRKKRVKYYRVSVKTLYAVASVFIIAGFLFVTVASWGTLAFSYSSTLAGGQRDGWYLPGSTFEKNLSVTNNAVYPFYYFVSGGSERVQLLGPTFFRIDGGSSVSVPVHVTVPQDTRIYREEFQVRSYPAILPASLVVFLYSFSPYLPLVAYALLLTGLLVVFYRLAGISEGDILRIRKRRGSLLSKVLGDG, encoded by the coding sequence ATGAAGAAAATACTCGAGTTCACGTTTGCTTTCATCGTCATTGCCTTTCTCACAGGTTCATTAGTCGGTTTCTTCCTTGACCGTCCCGTGTTTCTGTCGTACGCTTACTCAAGCAGTATGACGCCTACGATAGACAAGGGAGACCTCTTCTTGATGAACCCATTCGCCCGGAACTTTGACGTCGGCGACATAATAGTCTTTCACAGGAGTGATGGGTGGACGGTTCACAGAATCTTCGCGGTTACCGAGGACGGCTTCATAACCAAGGGCGACAACAACGTCGCGACGGACCAGCAGAACGGTCTGTATCCTCCCGTTAAGGAGTCGGACGTGGCCGGGAAGGTGGTCGTTCTCTTCGGCAAGCCCCTCGTCCTCAGGGGTGGCGGAGACCTGGTTCAATCCTTAAGAACGAGACTCAGCAACGTCTACGCGATAGCGATTCTGCTCCTCGTTGGGGCGTTCCTGACCTTCTCGGGAGGCTCCAAGAGAAAAAAGCGAGTTAAGTACTACCGGGTTAGCGTTAAGACACTCTACGCGGTCGCTTCGGTCTTCATAATCGCCGGCTTCCTCTTCGTGACCGTGGCCTCGTGGGGAACGCTGGCCTTCAGCTACTCCTCCACCCTCGCCGGTGGACAGAGGGACGGCTGGTACCTGCCAGGTTCAACCTTCGAGAAGAACCTCAGCGTCACGAACAACGCCGTTTACCCGTTCTACTACTTTGTGAGCGGTGGTAGCGAGAGGGTTCAGCTCCTCGGCCCGACGTTCTTCCGCATCGACGGCGGTTCGAGCGTTAGTGTTCCGGTTCACGTCACGGTTCCCCAGGACACGAGGATTTACCGCGAGGAGTTCCAGGTGAGGTCTTACCCCGCAATACTTCCCGCTTCCCTCGTGGTCTTCCTGTACTCGTTCAGCCCGTATCTCCCGCTCGTGGCCTACGCCCTGCTTCTCACTGGATTGCTCGTGGTCTTCTACCGTCTCGCGGGGATTTCGGAGGGCGACATCCTTAGAATCAGAAAACGGAGGGGAAGTCTTCTCTCCAAGGTACTCGGAGATGGTTAG
- a CDS encoding DUF5305 family protein: protein MKIDKKRALLGGLALSVSLAFIFALYSGVAYSREPVTTKATYSTAYTQEGHFANYGLFSNETVYKNGTSLAYYPSKITTAIVGEYRFSSDGARGSYEAVLHVNYYVSSGKKKVYLVNDTQLLSKGTFSGSFEVPLVINFTELNEQLKKVREGTGLYRAEMEVYVTVKVLSNGQEPFVQEIRLNRDASGMLYFSGTDKEYQKVVRTVSTTTNSLSFAGSDVGVSTARTVFPAMALLFAIPPAGFIYAKREKKEPEPKELKGLKKYTVEGTSPDGKRVELSSPKDLERVFELVDRPIVHYRDGETDVYAITDGETVYEYRAN from the coding sequence ATGAAGATTGATAAAAAGCGGGCGCTCCTTGGAGGTCTCGCCCTCTCCGTTTCCCTCGCCTTCATCTTTGCCCTCTACTCGGGTGTTGCCTACTCAAGGGAGCCCGTGACAACGAAGGCAACCTACTCAACAGCCTACACGCAGGAAGGGCATTTCGCGAATTACGGTCTGTTCTCTAACGAGACCGTGTACAAGAACGGAACGTCCCTGGCCTATTACCCGTCCAAGATAACCACCGCAATCGTGGGTGAGTACAGGTTCTCGTCCGACGGCGCGAGGGGAAGCTACGAGGCCGTCCTCCACGTCAACTACTACGTCTCCTCGGGCAAGAAGAAGGTCTACCTCGTCAACGACACCCAACTGCTCTCGAAGGGCACGTTCTCGGGTTCATTCGAGGTTCCCCTGGTTATCAACTTCACCGAGCTCAACGAACAACTCAAGAAAGTTCGCGAGGGGACTGGCCTCTACCGCGCTGAGATGGAGGTTTACGTGACGGTTAAGGTGCTTTCCAACGGGCAGGAGCCCTTCGTCCAGGAAATCCGCCTGAACCGCGACGCATCAGGGATGCTGTACTTCAGCGGAACGGACAAGGAGTACCAGAAGGTTGTGAGAACCGTTAGCACGACCACGAACTCGCTCTCCTTTGCCGGTTCTGACGTGGGGGTTTCGACGGCCAGGACGGTCTTTCCAGCGATGGCACTGCTCTTCGCGATTCCTCCGGCGGGGTTCATCTACGCCAAGCGCGAGAAGAAGGAACCAGAGCCCAAGGAGCTGAAGGGCCTGAAGAAGTACACGGTTGAGGGAACGTCCCCCGACGGGAAGCGCGTCGAGCTGTCCTCTCCGAAGGACCTTGAGAGGGTCTTTGAGCTCGTTGACAGGCCGATAGTGCACTACCGCGACGGCGAGACTGACGTCTACGCGATAACCGACGGCGAGACCGTTTACGAGTACCGGGCGAATTAG
- a CDS encoding inorganic diphosphatase: MNPFHELEPGPNVPDVVYALIEIPKGSRNKYELDKKTGLIKLDRVLYSPFFYPVDYGIIPQTWYDDGDPFDIMVIMREPVYPLTLIEARPIGIMKMNDSGDKDWKVLAVPVEDPYFKDWKDIDDVPKAFLDEIAHFFQRYKELQGKVTEIEGWGNAEEAKKEILRAIELYKEKFGKE; encoded by the coding sequence ATGAACCCGTTCCACGAGCTTGAGCCCGGACCGAACGTTCCGGACGTTGTGTACGCTCTTATAGAGATTCCGAAGGGAAGCAGGAACAAGTACGAGCTCGACAAGAAGACCGGCCTCATAAAGCTTGACAGGGTCCTTTACAGCCCGTTCTTCTACCCGGTGGACTACGGAATAATCCCGCAGACCTGGTACGACGACGGCGACCCGTTCGATATAATGGTCATAATGCGCGAGCCGGTTTACCCGCTCACCCTCATTGAGGCCAGGCCGATAGGCATAATGAAGATGAACGACTCCGGCGACAAGGACTGGAAGGTCTTAGCGGTTCCCGTTGAAGACCCGTACTTCAAGGACTGGAAGGACATAGACGACGTCCCCAAGGCCTTCCTCGACGAGATTGCCCACTTCTTCCAGCGCTACAAGGAGCTCCAGGGCAAGGTTACCGAGATAGAGGGCTGGGGCAACGCCGAGGAGGCCAAGAAGGAAATCCTCAGGGCCATAGAGCTCTACAAGGAGAAGTTCGGAAAGGAGTGA
- a CDS encoding DNA-directed RNA polymerase, translated as MYKLLTVKDVVRIPPRMFTMDPKEAAKKVLRETYEGIYDRDEGVILAILDVHDVGQGIIVPGDGATYHEVTFDVLVWKPENQEVVEGEVVEMMPYGAFIRIGPMDGLVHISQLMDDYVVFDEKNRQFIGKETNRVLKLGDFVRARIIGISVKSRIIRENKINMTMRQPGLGKFEWIEKEKRKAKEE; from the coding sequence ATGTACAAGCTTTTGACGGTTAAGGACGTTGTCAGGATTCCGCCCAGGATGTTCACGATGGACCCGAAGGAGGCAGCCAAGAAGGTCCTCCGTGAGACCTACGAGGGTATCTACGATAGGGACGAGGGAGTTATTCTGGCAATCCTCGACGTCCACGACGTTGGCCAGGGAATAATCGTCCCCGGCGACGGAGCCACTTACCACGAGGTAACCTTCGACGTCCTCGTCTGGAAGCCCGAGAACCAGGAGGTCGTCGAGGGCGAGGTCGTTGAGATGATGCCCTACGGTGCCTTCATCAGAATCGGCCCGATGGACGGTCTCGTCCACATAAGCCAGCTCATGGACGACTACGTCGTCTTCGACGAGAAGAACAGGCAGTTCATAGGCAAGGAAACCAACCGCGTTCTCAAGCTCGGTGACTTCGTGAGGGCGAGGATAATCGGCATAAGCGTCAAGAGCAGAATCATCAGGGAGAACAAGATTAACATGACCATGCGCCAGCCCGGTCTCGGAAAGTTCGAGTGGATTGAGAAGGAGAAGAGAAAGGCCAAGGAGGAGTGA
- the spt4 gene encoding transcription elongation factor subunit Spt4 has product MAKERACRHCHYITTEDRCPVCGSRDLSDDWFDLVIILDTESKIARKLRESIPEAAKVPGKYAIRVR; this is encoded by the coding sequence ATGGCGAAGGAGAGGGCCTGCAGGCACTGCCACTACATAACGACCGAGGACCGCTGTCCCGTCTGCGGGAGCAGGGATTTGAGCGACGACTGGTTCGACCTCGTCATAATCCTCGACACCGAGAGCAAAATTGCCAGGAAGCTCCGCGAGAGCATACCGGAAGCTGCCAAAGTTCCCGGCAAATACGCCATAAGGGTCAGGTGA
- a CDS encoding GTP-dependent dephospho-CoA kinase, with product MLFRLTEELRRELKEPLGELIKGPIPEPYLRIKDELRGKTVITVGDVVTENVLKLGISPSLALYDLRTKRADYSPDINAKAVFMTVSNPPGTITKALLDAIRKAFRLVERGRPVHILVSGEEDLGAIPAVLYAPLNSVVLYGQPDEGVVLIKVTPECKRRCAQILAKMEVVRDGD from the coding sequence ATGCTGTTCCGCCTAACCGAGGAGCTCCGGCGGGAGCTCAAGGAACCGCTGGGGGAGCTGATAAAGGGCCCGATTCCGGAGCCCTACCTTCGGATTAAGGACGAGCTTAGGGGTAAGACCGTAATCACCGTCGGGGACGTCGTTACCGAGAACGTCCTCAAGCTCGGCATTTCTCCTTCCCTTGCCCTCTACGACCTCAGGACGAAGAGGGCCGACTATTCTCCCGACATAAACGCTAAGGCCGTCTTCATGACCGTTTCAAATCCCCCTGGAACCATAACGAAAGCTTTATTAGACGCCATCAGAAAGGCCTTCCGCCTCGTCGAGCGGGGCAGGCCGGTTCACATACTCGTCAGCGGTGAGGAGGATTTGGGGGCGATTCCGGCGGTGCTCTACGCCCCTCTCAACTCGGTCGTCCTCTACGGCCAGCCCGACGAGGGGGTAGTGCTTATAAAGGTAACACCCGAATGCAAGCGCAGGTGTGCGCAAATACTTGCCAAGATGGAGGTGGTTCGTGATGGAGATTAA
- a CDS encoding 30S ribosomal protein S24e, translating to MEIKVTEIRENKLLGRKEIYFDIIHEGEPTPSREAVKGKLVAMLDLDPNTTVLQYIRSYFGSHVSKGYAKAYETRERMLYIEPEYILVRDGLIQKEEE from the coding sequence ATGGAGATTAAGGTGACCGAGATAAGGGAGAACAAGCTCCTTGGGAGAAAGGAGATATACTTCGACATCATCCACGAGGGCGAGCCTACCCCGAGCAGGGAAGCGGTGAAGGGTAAGCTCGTCGCCATGCTCGACCTCGACCCGAACACCACCGTTCTCCAGTACATCAGGAGCTACTTCGGAAGCCACGTCAGCAAGGGCTACGCCAAGGCCTACGAGACGAGGGAGAGGATGCTCTACATCGAGCCCGAGTACATCCTCGTTAGGGACGGCCTCATCCAGAAGGAGGAAGAGTGA
- a CDS encoding 30S ribosomal protein S27ae gives MAKKKKTSQKWKLYEVKGGKVVRKNKFCPRCGPGVFMANHKDRWSCGRCGYTEWKK, from the coding sequence ATGGCGAAGAAGAAAAAGACCAGCCAGAAGTGGAAGCTCTACGAGGTTAAGGGCGGAAAGGTCGTCAGGAAGAACAAGTTCTGCCCGCGCTGTGGGCCGGGCGTCTTCATGGCCAACCACAAGGACCGCTGGTCCTGCGGAAGGTGTGGCTACACCGAGTGGAAGAAGTGA